The stretch of DNA GGAGAGGCGAGAGATCTGCAGATAATGGAATCTCTCATTCCTGTTGAAGAACATGGGTCTGCCAAAATCTCCAGGTGGTCTGAGGTTAATCCCCTACTAGAGCCTTAATATTCAGCAATATCCTTTTCGGTTTTCAACAGATCTGAAATTACATTGAATCCCATTCCTGCACACTGAGTTTATTGGCAAATTTATGAGATCTCACAGGATGTTACTCTTTACAGAAAGGTACAACTACAGTATGATGTTCTTTTTGCCCTTGCCACCACAGTTAGTGAAACTGATAGCAAGTGGTTTTACTGGAGAGGAGTTTGaattctttgccttcagcttccCATAGATGTTTTCCACTGACGTCTAAACCTATTGGGATGACTTCATGGTACTTTTGAGATCTCTTAACTCTTGGAACTTGACCATTGATTCAAGTTGCACTAGTTACATCACGCAACCTTTGTATCTATTTATGGCCTGTTCTCAACCTGGAGCCAGCTGATATATCATCTCAACTTCAGAATTAGTCTGTCTAGTTATGGACAAATGCTGCCACAAGGAGACTGATGTACTGATTAAAATCCTTGGTGTAAGGTATAATACATAAACCATAACCATTATATTTATCACAAACCAAAAACCCAAACTTACCaatccaaagaaaatataattatcaacTTATCTGAGGGTAATGACCATTTGTGGGTGACTACACCTATCATTCTCTAATTCTCTTACATTATACTATGAGAGCAATCCATATGATCTTTTCAAAATATACGGAAAAACATCTGATCATTAGCCACCCGAGATTAAGTGTGATATCAAAAATGATGCTAAATAAATATTTGAGTTGTGGGTTTTCATTTCCTAGGTGGTAAGGCATAACCATTAGTAAGAGTAAGTCCCCTTTTGACTGGAATAGAACCATCTCTTGGCTAAGTGATTGCTCAGTGAATGATATGCACCAATAAAATAAGTTGTTCCTTGCATGAAAAGCTAAAACTTCTATGAATTAAGGAACATTCTTTGGCCATAAAAGCTTACCTATAGGGATATTTTGTTGTTTAACCATCTCCACCATCTCAAGGGATCCACTGCTTTCGTGGTGAATATATGATCCATGTCCAATTCTATCGATTAATGCACTCCTTAGAATGGCTAAAGTTTCAGTTTTGTTAGGAATCTGGAAGGAAAAGATAATTTATGAATATCAAACAGTGCCATAAAAGATTTGGTTTTCATCATATCTGTACAGCATTTCTGAAATGGCTAATAAAACAGAGAAGAATACTGAAGATGTAAAACAAACTGTATTTCATCAAAAAGGTACGTATATTAGGGAATATACTAACAATTGTTGCAAACTAGGATAAGAACTGTACCTCTGCTAGGTGCACAAGCTAATTTAAAAACCACTTTCCTTTCGCTTCTTGGAGTACTGTAAGTATTCGCATAAGTCTCCAGCGTTTGGATTTCCACTTACATCAAGTCCACTATCAAGTGTTTGTATTTgttctgaaaacaaaattaagctTTTAAATAAAGCTAAGCAATTCCAAGCTGATGAActgcaaataaacaaaattatcagAAATGGAAATCTTATGTTTTaacaattaaaacataaaataccACAATAAGGGTTTTGTGTGCCGCCGCGCAAAGTCAAAGAAATATGGCTGTGAGTCAGGAAAAGCCTCAGTGAAAAAATTCAATTCCTTTGAAACAATTGAGCAAAATACTATATCCAATAAATTTACAGATACTATTAAGCATGACACTTGTTGCGTACCAGTCTACTGTAACTGCAATTgacagtttttgtttttggtaCTACAGTTTGCTCaagaaattttgtatataaatacagtCTAAAGGAATTGTACAAACTGTAAAACAACTTTACTCTTACTATATTCTTGTATTTCTTTGCAATTTGCAGAGTATCCCAAGCATCACTGATCTCCACGAGCACGGTCAACAGATATGAGTAGTGTACTGTGATATTACTGCGCTGCATTTCTTCACTGATCATAGACAGTAAATATGAGGCACGAATAAATCAGGCATTAATATTTCAGTAACTTTCTTGAACTGTGAACATGACCTGCAATggtcccttgaaaatattttacCTCTCTAATAAAAACATAAGTGCCGCCACCAATAAAAACAGTGAAGAAAGTATACAGTgcttcaaaaataatgaatagCTGCAGTGTAACCTGGAGAAGAAAGGTACTTAAAAACTTTACGGTAAGTGATGGTAAGTCATGGCAACAATAAAAGTGGGAGAAATCTAAATTTCACAATGCTtcccaaaaaagaaagaatgaaacaaaaggaCTGTAAAGTAAACttaaaacatatgaatatatgtattactataaaaacattttcaatgTAAAATGTAATTGATACTCACATCATAACATTTAACACTGCTTCAATATACTGTTCTTTGGTCATCTTTCCAGGAATAACTTTTGGGGTAGTTCGTAATTCTAAGTACCGGACATTGTCTGCAACAAAGTCTTGTAGGACGTCTCTCGTAATTGTTTCAATTGCAGACACGCTATCTGTAAGGCAATGCAGGATGCCAAACACAGTAAAACAGCTGTAAATAGAATATTCTTGTTACATTTCCATTCCAAAATATTTCTCTACCTCAGCTAATGCGATTAGATACACAACATTTGGGTGAATTTCAGACATGAGTAAACAATTCAActgcatattatattattctgACAGAGAATGAAGCCTGTCAAATTCTGCCATACTAGAtaaaaaatgtagttttttttttttttccagccatGACTGCCTCAATACAAACATGCCAGCTGCTGAAGGTTCATTTGAATGACTGATTAGGTTAATAAATTTACTTCTATATTCATTTGCTCATACAAAGACAAACCTTTCCTGAAATCACAACTTTGTTCTTTGGCTTAGAAAACTTACTTTATTGATATCTGAGATTTTAATTGGTAAGAAAAGATTATGTGAAATACGCTTGTAatcaagaaaaatctttttcactaGATGTTTCATTGCTGTTCCAGATaccttaaaaaaactaaaaagattgTGACTACTGTAGTACTTAGCAAGCTTATCTGTTATCAACTATGAAGCAAAAGATGTAAAAGGTCTAGTATCACAGACAATGTTTAGATTATGTCTCAGTTCTGTCACTAGCCAGCCTAGTTTTATGGAAAGCTTCTTTGTAGACTGTAGAAGGCACAGATACCTCTAAGGAAAAAGAACAGCACAATTGGGTCAAGTCTTCACAATTCTAGACAGACAGAGTCTAATCTTTTCTTTAAGCATAAAAGTTACATTCCTCTTTTGAATCATTACTTGAGTTTGTGCATAGGTGTAATGTTCTGAACATATTAGCCAACTGCCTATTCAGTTTAATACCTTGTAGACTGGAATCCATATGAGCCTTGAATACTTTTCAGTCTTTGTTAAACTTGTCTGGGTAATTCCTTGATTAAATAAAAGCACTGgaacatataaatatttttgatgaTATGGATACCAAATGAAGTATTTGTTCCTTAAGGGATCTGTATTACTGTAGTATCTCCCAAACCCTTGGCTAAACCATCACTATCTTTATTCAGCATTATTTTTTGGGGGCAAAGACCAAGGTCAGTGAGGTGGATAACCTAATGCTCTTCCCTACCACTCATTAAGCACTTGATGACCtttatatcaaataataaattaCTCTTCTTGACCTTCTATAACAAAGACAAACAGCAATTTCCCTTCTACAGAACTAGTCAACTTTTTAAGACACTTTAAGCCATAATCACTATTGAAGCAGTCATAGTATCTAATGTACCATTGAAAGATAACTGCTgtgctacaataaaaataaataaataataacttaacTCTTCTAGGGAGCGATTGTGTCCGCGTTTGATAACAACTTCTGCTGAATCAGGAAGATTAACAACTCCCGCTGAACGTTTATCTTGCAAAAGTCGAAGTATGGTGGTGTCACTCAGGGATCCATTCAAGTGGGCGTGAAGTTCCTGCAATTGAAGAAAAAACCATGTGAAAGCATCTCATTTTTCAGTAAAGCCCATTAAAAGAAGTAAATTTTTAAGCTGACTTGTTGACTACTAATAATATAACACTTCCTTTTAGTGAAAGTAAACAAACGGGCCCACCATCAACTACAATCATACCTTTCAACATGACTTCAGTGCTCTGTATACTACAATTTTGTGGGCAAATGCATAAAATATGAGAACTGAAGGTGAATTGATACATTCATAATCATACGACAATAAAaattctaattcataattttaatgaaatattttgtacTTACAATCTTCGGGAGCATTTTGCAATATGTTTTCAAATCCACACCATCTGCAAGACCCTGAgccatttttattctttcaggAGAAATGTCTGCAACTCAAATCTGCAATAAACAAGGAATAGgtatacatttattttcaagtGTACTTTTACAAAATTTGAGAAATTGCAAGTCTTTGCAAATACTAAAATGAGACAAAAGTGTACATGCCCAGTGAGTGACTATGAAAAGCAATGTGTACAATACATACGTACTATGAATTTTTTCATACACCGCCCTCAATAAGGTTaactataatctaatatatatatatatatatatatatatatatatatatatatatatatatataatatctctaggTATTCTGTATGTTACCCTGGAAAAGAACTGTACTAATTTACATAAAGCAATATTGTTCACtacatcataaataaaaaaaaaactccaagttGCAGCCATAATGATAGCCCTTCATATTCACAGCTCATCAGAACTGCCTCCAATTTCTAAGCCAATTTCTAAGTAAACTGAACATATCTCTGCTAAACTGAGTAATACTGGCCTTAAAAGTGTATAAATACATTATGAAAATTTGTCATTCAGCCTAGTAATACAGGATCATTTATAACAGCAGCTTCTGCTAGTTATGCAATTTGATTGGAATAAAGGGTAAATCTACTCAATAAAAGCATGGTATAATAAACTTGTGCAGTACAGCATTAGTATAAGGTATGTAAAAGTTAATTACTCACCAACAAACTATAATACTATTGTGTTTGGTTCACTTTTGATCATTAATGTTGCACCAAACCATTCTAGCTTGCATACCCCTACCCTTACATAATTTACAGAAACATAGCAAAATGGGTACTGTATTTGCTGGGAAAAATGAGTTAATAGCACCAACAGTAATGAATAAATGTGCTCAAAATTCAGGAGAGGCACCTGAAAATATACCTATGAGTAAACTTTCCGAGTTACTATAGCGGAAACCACAGAAATGAAATTAGGGAAGCAAAAGCAAAGTGGCAATCCTAATTTATGGGGGATGCATTCTAATAACCACTTTCCCTAACCTAAAAGCATGGGCCCCAGCCTAGCCACTTACTACAGCACCCTCGGATAGATTAGGTTACAATGCATCCCTGTTAAAATGGCTTTGATTATAGCTTTCTAGGATGCTAGAGAC from Macrobrachium nipponense isolate FS-2020 chromosome 18, ASM1510439v2, whole genome shotgun sequence encodes:
- the LOC135196570 gene encoding adenosine deaminase-like protein, translating into MAQGLADGVDLKTYCKMLPKIELHAHLNGSLSDTTILRLLQDKRSAGVVNLPDSAEVVIKRGHNRSLEDCFTVFGILHCLTDSVSAIETITRDVLQDFVADNVRYLELRTTPKVIPGKMTKEQYIEAVLNVMIEEMQRSNITVHYSYLLTVLVEISDAWDTLQIAKKYKNIIPNKTETLAILRSALIDRIGHGSYIHHESSGSLEMVEMVKQQNIPIEICVSSNIMSGTVKNVADHHFKYWRKEGHPIIICTDDKGVFNTSLSEEFLICAEAFDLRTSDLNSLCLEAVNSTFLPQEERERLHLLIQGELQDLQGKTTGKVLAVV